The window AAAAGTGCTTTTCCTCTAGATACAATTCAAAAAAATAGCATTTGTTTGACATTTGATGATGCTTATGCAGATTTTTATTATTATGTATTCCCTTTGTTAAAAAAGTATAATTTAAAAGCTTTATTGGGTGTTCCAACAAAGTATATTTTGGATGATACCCAAGAAGAAAAAGAAAAACGTTTAAAATATGAGCACAACGATTTGTTTTTACATTACAAAGATGCAACGTTTTGTACCTATAAGGAATTAGAAGAAATGCAGAAAAGTGGATTGGTGCAAATGGCTTCACATTCACATTCTCATAAAAACTTATTGGATGAAAATGTCAATTTAAAAGAAGAATTACTTTTATCAAAAGAACTCTTGGAGAATAAATTGAATATTAAAGTAGAATCTTTTATCTTTCCTTTTGGAAAATTCAATGATGACATTGCAAAAGAAACACTAAAGTATTATCCTTATGTATTTAGAATTGGAAATGCAATACAAAAAGATTTTTCTGGTATTAGGAAGATTATTTACCGTATTGATGGGGATAATTTAATAGATGAAAAAGATATCTTTAGTGTAAAAAACATGTTAAAGTACAAATGTAAAGCATTTATAAAATCTTTTTAGGAAAAAAATGAATATATCAGCAGTAATTATAGTTAAGAATGCAGTACGTACAATTAAGAAGACACTTGAAAGTCTTACTGATTTTGATGATGTCATTGTATATGATAATGGCTCAGATGATGGAACCCAAGGTATTGTAAGAGAATTTTCAAATGCCACTTTGATTGAAGGTGATTTTTTTGGTTTTGGACCTACCAAAAATAAAGCAGCCTCATATGCAAGACATGAGTGGATTTTGATTGTAGATAGTGATGAAGTTGTTGATTTGGAATTAATTAATACCTTGAAAACTAAAAAATTAAATAACAATACTGTATATATATTAAATTTTTTGGCATTTTATAAAAATATTCAAATTAAATATTCGGGATGGAATAATCAAAAAATCAAACGATTGTACAATAAAAGTAAAACTTCTTTTAATGAAAATCAAGTGCATGAAAATATTATTGATGAAAATTTCAGTACAGTGGAATTAAGCGGAAATATTGAGCACTACAGTTACAGCAGTATAAGTGAGTTCATAATAAAAGCAGATAGGTACTCAACACTATTTGCAAACGATAATGCTGGAAGAAAAAAATCTTCACCTCTAAAAGCTTTTATGAATGGTATATATTCTTTTATTAAAACTTATATTTTCAAGCGTGGATTTTTGGATGGTTATCCAGGTCTACTAATCGCATTTTCTCATATGGCAACAAATTTTTATAAATATTTAAAATTATATGAAAAGAATAAAGAGCTGAAAAAATGAATATTTTAGTTACAAGACATGACAAAATAGGCGATTTCATGTTATCTTTACCTATGTTTAAGGTTTTAAAAACACAAAAAAAAGATATTAAAACCTTTGCTTTGGTATCTAAAATCAATTATTCTTTTGCAAAAGAAATTTCTTTTATTGATGAAGTAATTTTATATGATATTAATAATTTACATAAAACACTAAAAGATATAAAAAAAGCAAAAATTGATATAAGTATTTCTGCTTTTATAGATGGCTCTTTAGGATATTTATTATTTAAAGCTGGTATTAAAACAAGAATTTCTCCTGCTACAAAATTAGCACAAATCTTTTTTAATAAAAGGTTAAAACAAAAAAGGTCTAAGGTCGAAAAAAAAGAATTTGAATACAACTTAGATTTGTTGAAAAAATTTGACGATACTTTAGAATTAAAATATGATTATCCTCTTCTAAATGTTGAAAAAAAGACAAAAGATGACGTTTTAAATACATTTAAAAATGAATATAACATAAAAAGTGAAGAAAAAATTATAGCTTTTCACCCTGGTTTTGGTGGTAGTAGCGATGGGAACTTAAGTTTCGATGATTATATTAGACTTGCCCAATCCATTTCAAAAATAGAAAATACAAGAATTGTATTTACTTTTGGTCCAGATGATTTAGATTCTTTAGAATATATTCACAAAAATATTAAGGTGGATGTGATTTTATATCAATCTTCTTTATCTTTAATGCATTTTTGTGCACTTCTTTCAAACTTTGAAGTTTTTGTTAGTACTTCAACTGGTCCTATGCATTTAGCAGGTGCTGTGAATATTAAAACACTTTCTTTTTTTGGATCTTCTTTATTTGCAAGTTCAAAACGATGGGCTACAATAAGCGAAGAAAAACAACAGCATAACTTCATGCTTTCAAAAGAGTATACTAATAAAAATTATTTAAATATTGAAAATACTTTAAAAAATTTACTTTCATAAAATTGAATGATGATAAAAGAAGATTCTAAGATGAAAATATTTATTGAAATACCTACATGGTTAGGGGATGCTATTATGACAACTCCTGCTATTGAAAGTATTATTAAGAAGTATCCAAAAGCGCAATTGACACTTTTTGGTTCTTTTGTTTCTACTACAGCTTTAAAAGAACATCCTAATGTTAAAGAAGTGCTTCTTGATACTAGTAAAAAAGTAGGGAATAGGTTTTTTAATTTGATTAAAATAGCTAGGTCCTTGCCTAAATTTGATTTGGCTATTTCTTTTAGACGTACCTTTACTTCAAAGTTTTTACTGTTTTTTATAAGTGCTTCTAAAAAGTATTCTTATAAGCGATTAAGTAAAAATGAAATACATCAAACTATTCGCTATAACGATTTTATTAACCTAAGTATTCAATCATCTTATGAAACAGGTGACTTAAAACTTTATCAAGATAAGTTTGTATATCCTAAAGAAACTTTGGGTCTTAATCCAGGTGCTACTTATGGCTCTGCTAAACGTTGGTATCCCCAAGAGTTTGCAAAAATTGCTATTAGATTAGCAAAAGACTTTGATATCGTTATTTTTGGAGGCCCTGGGGAGACAGAAATCGCTGGTGATATTGCTAAACTATTAGATGAAGCAGGAATTAAAAACTATAATAATCTTGCAGGAAAAACGACTATTCCTGAGCTTATAAAAAAAGTGGGAGCTTTAGATTTATTTATTACAAATGATTCTGGGCCTATGCACATAGCAGCTGCTTATAAAGTAAAAACAATTACAATTTTTGGACCTACTAAATTCACTGAGACAAATCAGTGGCATAATCCCACAGGAGAAATAATTACAAAACAATTGTCCTGTTCTCCCTGTATGAAAAGAGTTTGTCCTCTTAAACACCACAATTGTATGAAAGAAATAAAAGCACATGATGTACTTAAAATGTTAGGATATGATGAATAATATTAATGAAAAATTCCCTTGGGATAAACACTCCGATCAACCTTATCCCCTGCGAGATAAAAAATATAAAACAAGTATGCGTAAAAAGAATGTTAAGGATTATATTCCTTTGATTTTTTACAATCTTATTATTTTTCCTTTGGCTTTGTTTTTTTCTTTTGTTTTTAAATCTAAACAAAAAACATTTCCTGATTTTTTTGCTCTTTGTGTTAATTTAGATAAGGGTGAAGAACAAGTAACTTTAGTAGAAGAATTGAAGTGTAAAAACTTGCAAATACGAATGCCTTTGTGTGAAATACATCGTTTAGATGAATATGTTTCTTTTGTAAAAAAGTTTAAAAACAAAAATATCTTATTAAGCATTTTACAAGACAGAGAACATATTGAAGACAAGGTCTTACTACGAAAAGATATTACTTTAATTTTCTCTGCTTTTAAAGGATTAATCACACAATTCCAAATTGGAAATGCTATTAATAGATCTAAGTGGGGTTTCTTTTCTATTGGAGAGTATTTAGAATTTTATAAAGTTGTTCAAAATATAAGAGATGAAGATTTTTCTTCTTATTCTTTAGTGGGCCCTTCTGTAATTGATTTTGAATTTCATTTTACTATCCGTGCTTTATTTAATAAACATGATGTTAAGTATGATAAGTTAGGTGCTTTGTTATATGTTGATAGACGCGGAAAACCAGAAAATACGCAAATGAGCATTTTTGATACGAGTAAAAAAATTAGTTTTTTACATGCTTTGGGAAAATTAAGTCTTAAATCATCAAGTGATATCCTTCTTACTGAAACAAACTGGCCTATATCAAATA of the Campylobacteraceae bacterium genome contains:
- a CDS encoding glycosyltransferase family 9 protein codes for the protein MNILVTRHDKIGDFMLSLPMFKVLKTQKKDIKTFALVSKINYSFAKEISFIDEVILYDINNLHKTLKDIKKAKIDISISAFIDGSLGYLLFKAGIKTRISPATKLAQIFFNKRLKQKRSKVEKKEFEYNLDLLKKFDDTLELKYDYPLLNVEKKTKDDVLNTFKNEYNIKSEEKIIAFHPGFGGSSDGNLSFDDYIRLAQSISKIENTRIVFTFGPDDLDSLEYIHKNIKVDVILYQSSLSLMHFCALLSNFEVFVSTSTGPMHLAGAVNIKTLSFFGSSLFASSKRWATISEEKQQHNFMLSKEYTNKNYLNIENTLKNLLS
- a CDS encoding glycosyltransferase family 9 protein, whose product is MIKEDSKMKIFIEIPTWLGDAIMTTPAIESIIKKYPKAQLTLFGSFVSTTALKEHPNVKEVLLDTSKKVGNRFFNLIKIARSLPKFDLAISFRRTFTSKFLLFFISASKKYSYKRLSKNEIHQTIRYNDFINLSIQSSYETGDLKLYQDKFVYPKETLGLNPGATYGSAKRWYPQEFAKIAIRLAKDFDIVIFGGPGETEIAGDIAKLLDEAGIKNYNNLAGKTTIPELIKKVGALDLFITNDSGPMHIAAAYKVKTITIFGPTKFTETNQWHNPTGEIITKQLSCSPCMKRVCPLKHHNCMKEIKAHDVLKMLGYDE
- a CDS encoding glycosyltransferase family 2 protein, which codes for MNISAVIIVKNAVRTIKKTLESLTDFDDVIVYDNGSDDGTQGIVREFSNATLIEGDFFGFGPTKNKAASYARHEWILIVDSDEVVDLELINTLKTKKLNNNTVYILNFLAFYKNIQIKYSGWNNQKIKRLYNKSKTSFNENQVHENIIDENFSTVELSGNIEHYSYSSISEFIIKADRYSTLFANDNAGRKKSSPLKAFMNGIYSFIKTYIFKRGFLDGYPGLLIAFSHMATNFYKYLKLYEKNKELKK
- a CDS encoding polysaccharide deacetylase family protein — encoded protein: MYHHINSDRCSNKLDVFDKHLKYISENYKSAFPLDTIQKNSICLTFDDAYADFYYYVFPLLKKYNLKALLGVPTKYILDDTQEEKEKRLKYEHNDLFLHYKDATFCTYKELEEMQKSGLVQMASHSHSHKNLLDENVNLKEELLLSKELLENKLNIKVESFIFPFGKFNDDIAKETLKYYPYVFRIGNAIQKDFSGIRKIIYRIDGDNLIDEKDIFSVKNMLKYKCKAFIKSF